The genomic region TTTACACCGCCACTCAACGGTCGATCGACCCTACTGCGGCTGCGGAGCACAGGTACGGTGTATGCAGCTAGCTTGGCAATGTTTGCCAAATCTACGGAAAATGGCGATGAACGAGCGCCTACTCTGGAAGAGTGGCAACAGTTATTGATTGAGGGGGAGTTGTCAGGCCCCCGCGATCGAGCACCTACCCCGCCAGACCAAACAACTGGAAGTATTATCTATGGTCGTGTTGCTGGTGTGGCTCAAGGCTCCAAGTGGGAAACAGTGATTACGGATAATGCGGCTACACCCTACTTGAGTGTTCCTACCGCAGGGCGAGCTATTTCCTACGGGATCAGTACGTTAGTGGCTGGCAGGTTAGGCACTGGGCAAATTCAAACTGCACCCTTACTAGTGCGCTATGCTGACACTGCCTATGCTGCCCACGGTAATTATGGGATTGAATATAACCTGACATTGCCGCTCTATAACGGCACAGGCCAAACGCAACTGATTACTGTCGCGGTGCAAACTGCTATCAAGCAGGACGTGATTAGGGAAGGACTACGCTTCTTTGACCCATTACCCCGCAACGTATTCTTTCGGGGGTTAGTGCGAATTCGCTATACCGATGACCAACGCCTACCTCGGACTAGGTATGTGCATCTAGTGCAGCGGCGTGGACAACGGGGTGAGCCGTTAGCCGTCCTGACGATGCCGCCGGGCGATCGTCGCCTAGTTAACGTTAGTCTGGTCTACCCAGCCGATGCCACCCCCCCTCAAGTCCTAACGATCGCCGCAGATTTACCGACTCCAGACATGCCAACTCCATAAAAGACCCTAATTAATGCAACTACATGCCAGCTAACTAGTTGATTGAGGGCCAGTCTACGGAGGGTTACCCTGCTAGCCTATGCTACTGAGCCTAAGCGTCCCTGAGCCTCTTTAATCAATGCTGGCACAATGCGTTCACTGGCTAGCTTGCCGCCGAATAAATTGCGAGCCACTGGCCCCAACTGCAAGGCAGCGGCACCCCCCATGATGAACAGATTACAGCCAGCCCAGCGCAGATGCTCATCCAGCAAAGGCAGGCCATGTATCACAGGCAAAGGATAGCGATCGCGCACGGCAGATAAAATTGACCAATGCTGCACATCGATCGTAGTCCCCGTTGCCAACCAGATGCGATCAACAGATAGGTGAGCAAGACCACTATGCAAGCCAAAATGATTACAGGTAACTTTCCAGGCATTCCCTGTCCACTCAGCAGATTCGACTTCGCACCGCTCATAAAACAACAGTTTGCCCTCACGCTCTAAGCGCCGCAACTGGGTGAAAATCTCCGGAGTCAACGACCCTCCATTGCGAGCAGTCTGAATCATCTGCCAGCGGTTTTCCCCGTCAGGCTCAGCGTGGAAACCCTTAAGATACTTTGGGCCTAGCCAGCCCGGTTCTGCATCAAATAGTTTTTCATAGAAGCTGCGTCGCGCCATCATCAACACAGTGCCTCCCCGGTTAATTACTCCTAAGGCCAGA from Cyanobacteriota bacterium harbors:
- a CDS encoding DUF3370 domain-containing protein yields the protein MILSLTVLPFAQVPPTPPSPTPQEIVVPQEVRALPGNLDKVLVFNSNSPEVVQKEGILLSTFPPDGKRAPAAHLNVPLSGRFDVFAHHVAKPITPEDLRTLYLGIILHNPSQEPVTVNILQGASYLSQPDAPFIDLPPVVDASAIPVYAGPGSRVAGEVLRGLRQAEFPPQVVIPPGESRMLLNLPIPVRPFTPPLNGRSTLLRLRSTGTVYAASLAMFAKSTENGDERAPTLEEWQQLLIEGELSGPRDRAPTPPDQTTGSIIYGRVAGVAQGSKWETVITDNAATPYLSVPTAGRAISYGISTLVAGRLGTGQIQTAPLLVRYADTAYAAHGNYGIEYNLTLPLYNGTGQTQLITVAVQTAIKQDVIREGLRFFDPLPRNVFFRGLVRIRYTDDQRLPRTRYVHLVQRRGQRGEPLAVLTMPPGDRRLVNVSLVYPADATPPQVLTIAADLPTPDMPTP